The sequence gcttgtaaggcatgctcaattgccttatctccatttcgctttacgatcttctgctcatgagcttgcaaggaactcataagctcatcaactgtcaacttgtccacatctttggattcttcaattgcgacaacaacaaaatcaaattttggatctagggatctcaaaattttctcagtaattcgagcatcgatgatggcttctccatttctcctcatctggttgactatcaccataatccttgtgtgataatcagaaatagactccgaggacttcatttgcaataactcaaattctcctcgcaaagattgaagacgaatcttcttgattctgtcagcacctttgtatttctgttggagagcctcccatatatcatgtgatgtttcagcggaagctatgatctcgaatgtatcttcatcaagaccttggtagatgatggtcttggctttgttgtccttctttctgttgactttcaaggcttgcttctgtgcctcttgtaaagcatcttctctttctttggactctggttcatcataaccagtttgtacaatatccaaacactcttgtgacccaagaaatgccttcaatctgatgcaccaactatcatagttgtctttagtcagcttcgggatgagtgtatgtgtaccttctgtagtcattttgcttttggaatgactatatcacctctttgggagccgaatttggacaaacggacactgtagatcgatccagaatggtccaaatagtagggaaccggtctgactttgttgaaatcgggtccgaaaatgggtgaaccggtcaaaaaatcacttctgtacggcgggcggttcgctgggttgaaccgggaatattctgtggaatattcggGGGAATATTCTCTCGCTCGGCTCGGCTGgaacgcggctcggctcggcgcggAGCACGGACCGGCTGGtggctcggctggactcggcttgtggctcggctCGGCGTAAGCGGCTCGGCGCGGCTaaaatatggcgcgcgtgtgtCTCAGTCGTCGTCTACCTCTGGGGCGCGTGGCTGCGCGTGGTCGTCTGTGCAGAATcttcaggcggcgcgtgtggaTCACCGAGGTCTCCGATCAGGCTGATTCTTGCGACAGTGAGTTCGTATTGATGAGATCTACACTGTGGAATAATCAAAACctgtttttgacaactttgaaaattcggatataccccaaaacacttctgttttccgacgaacggggctctgataccaattgttggtgggagaaaccactggtggtggctttgaaacactcagaggggataaaacacactgttttattacacaaaaccgaagcttacaattaaacacaaaagcttaacaatacacgccctctctctctctctttctctttcaagtgtttctcacaattctctccacacgaaataacataactgagcaccctatttatacataaattcagaatacgaaaatctactgttccaggtgtgaaggcggctgttgaccggcggtgtgaaggcggctggcggctgcggctggtggctggtggctggcggctgcggctggtgggtggttgccttccttgaccatctaggtgcttctagattgagtttattcAACATCTATTACTATTGTCTCAGTATTATTAATCGAGATTATTGtagtcaaataaattaaataagaaaaaaaaaaggagatgatAGTAGGAAACAAATGTCATCACACCTCTCTCCTATGAAATTCACTATTGTTAAACAGTCAGTATTTTGTTTATAAACTGTAACTCGAGCAATTTTCTgagatttttcatataaatttttagtaattttaaaatttacaacaCTTGAATTAGTGATTTCTACGTAATCAACTAGAAATATGATGAATTGAGCTACATCTCAAGAGATTTGTTAAACAGTCGGTTGAAATGAAGAGATGTGGGTACGTATACTACTAATGTTTATCTGCTAAAGTCGCATTGCATCTCTCCCATGATTTAGAACTAAGTCTCACACACATGCAACAAGTTGAAAAGGTAAGATGATTGCTCCTGTTGCAGAGCATCAACTCATGGATCTCGTATATGCAAGGCAATTCATGAATGACGAGCACGTACAGTGGAAAAACTTGGAACCAAATTACTAGTGTGTgttaaaaaaggaaaggaaaccaACTAGAAACTAACCATTGGACGTATACTTACCATGAAATTGGCTGAAAGTTGTGATGTATGCCATGCCTCACCTTACTGGTTCGGGGCATTACGTATTGGAAGGTTCAGAAAGCTCTAAAGATCTTGGATCTACAACTAAATCTTTTTAGATCTATCCACCAGGAATAGAAGCATTGTCTATAGTTTCCTCATCGAGACTTCTGTTCTCCTCATCTTTCAAAAGTTGAAGGCCCTGAATGACACAGGGGTCATCCCAAGCcacaaagtttaaaaaatatgtcaaaCCAAATAAAGGAAAGCATCCGTCCAAAATCTTGTCGACGGAGACCTTTTCCAGTAATCTTAGTTTCACCACCTCTAACACAGATATTAGAGGATCCTTTGAGATCTGTGTAAAGATACACTTCGCCTACAATATCCATTTATTCGGAGTTAACAATAAGAATAGTTGGGAGTTTTTCCTTAGCTAAGAACTGCACGCGTCGGGTATATTTTAAAGCAATAGCAAACAATTAGCTGGTCGTGTTTAATTTCTAACCTAACCCAAAACGAAGTTGTGGTATTTACGACGCGGCGGgttcaaacttcaaaatatATTCTCTCCTCTACAACGACTGCATATGTTATCCACTATTCGCTCAAAGCTTGTAATGgaactagctagctagcagtATTGAGGGCTCTAGGTGAAGTCTGCAAGCCCTATTTTGTTCGATTTCTGTAGTCCAAACAGTGACCTTAAAACCTCAGAAACCTGTCACTCAAGTTTACAATACAGTTCTATAAAACACAGATACACAACAACCCGAGACTTAGCTAGTCCGCAAAATAGCTCTCCTTCAATGGGGTatgttcttctcttttttcttacaGCTTGGTCTATGGCTCCTCTACGTATGAATGGCAGATAGCTTTTGTACACTATAGCCGTTCTGGAACAGAACTCACAGTACGGTATTCATTAGTCTTTGTCTGTATGCTTGCATGTGTGTAGAGGTAGAGCTAGGATAGGATTTATGCTAGGGTGATGGGTCCCATATGGAGGAGAACTTGCAAACTGTGCACTTTTATTCAGGCCcccaattattgaattgaaccTGGTCTCTAAACTACAAATTCTTGCAAATATTAAGATgacttttttatgaaaaatatttataatcttgatgtatttttctattgaaaaaatgttttcttttcaaaaaataaacatattttttataatttttctttgaaaaaataaaactgataataataataaaaaatagttttctcGAGACCAAACCAACGTCTAATGAAAGCTATAGAAACAAAAACGACAATAAAGAAGGAACAATGTAACTCGACGACAACAAATTTTAGTACCTTTTTGTCCTAGCGTTAGCGTTGAATGTTACTTCCATTTAAGTCCATTAGTTCAACTCTTCTCTTGgaacttaattatatatttattgtattctagAGACATCCCCATGATGGGAAATTAATGCAATCACACTGCAAGCACCTACATAAATATAACCAAGCAATTAGACATGGTCTCCTGTAGtctcttaatttcttaaaaatatagattttcatCGAACAAATATGATTTACATAGTTAATCTCTAATTATATGACTATGACTAATGTGAGGATCCAAAAGGATTGACAAGtactttatttttgtaaataaaaaacattggtAATCGTAGTTGATGATTCAATACCAAGACTTCATAAATTGAAGTTTGTATATTCAAATCCTCAAATACAAAAACTCTTATTTCTATATGAATaatataactaaatatatattcctTAATATAAGAAGGACAAGATAGAGTCAACAATAAGTAGGAAATATACACACAATcagaaattaaaacataaatacagACAGAATATTCCATTAGCATTTAAGCAAACATTATCGATATTTTAGTTGTCAATGGAATTATCGATGAGAAACCATTGTCCGAAAGTACATCATTCTGTTAGCGTTTATGCGAACATTATCGATAATCCATTGTCAGAAAATACATCATTGAGGGTTTTATTTTCAGTGGTATTTCTGTCGacaatatcaaatgatgaagaAATATTCGTGCTCAATAATCATATTTTACCGCCCATTTTCCATCGGCCAACTAGTTTGCCAACAAAATTATTTGTCGCCTATTTCGTCAGTAAATCCtaaacattcaaaaaaattctcacAAGTTTCAGAATGGATGCAAAGATACCAGTGAaattattgatataattaataatggaATTGCCTTTCCATCGGTGAATTTGTGGGAGTTTTCACAAAAATTCTATGATTAGTTGTTATAACTCTAAAGCCTACAATTCTCATATAAATACACAATAACAATCAATCACACAATTAATAAACCACAATCACAGTTCACATAACAAAAACACGTATCCAAAACAAAATGTACTTATATAAAGCTcactttatattaaaattccTAAGATCCTAAACCAGAAGgtccaaaaaaaagagagaatgtaTACTTATATTTGCACTCATCTTAGCAAAATACATCCTAGTTCTATGTTGAAGTTCTACTCTCGCTTTTGCTATTAGttcttctcttatttttattctaatattttGCATCTCAATAGACAAATGTTCTTGAACCCTTTTCTAGACCATTTCATCAAAGTTCTTTTAATGCATTGTTTGAGCTGAAATGTGGTATGCCTATAGTTGAAATACTTCGGTCCACCCTCATTTTTTAGGTCGATACCATAGGCATatcataaacttgatttctGTTCGGTTCATTACCTGCAGCAACCTCCAATCACAGTTAAGGATTGTGAGGAAGATGAGTAAAATTGTAAAAGTATCTTTGCTAAATTTTACAACCATATTGgtattgttatatatatgtctcctacaaaaaaataaattatatgagtTCTCGTAtatgataaacaaaaattaattacattacatattattgataaaaataaacattattacgATCATGATAACTATAAAAAGATTTACTATGAATACTTCCACTCTTGTATTGACAAACTTTTCCCTATACCCGCCCTTTTAATACGAGTTCCCCAGCTATTTTACCTGCAAATTAAGTAGTTTATTAAAAGTCTCACATATAAACACTTAACTCcaacttcaagaaaaaaaaaaattacaacaagtTCTTACTAGGTGTTTTGCATGATTGACAAACATAACCGCTTCAATGGTGAGCTTGCTCATCAGACaataggattttttatttgtattttatatactAGATTGGGAATGTCTTCTAAGATTGTATGATTCCATAAATTGTTGAAACAATGCCCAATTACTCTTTATGACATGTCCCAGTTTAGATCTTTTACACTTCTCAAGTTCATCAAATCTTTTAACTTCTCATTGTTGAAACAATGCCCAATTGTTGGCATTGTAACACAAATCAAGTAACCAATACAAGTTTACAATAATATTGTATTAGTTgatttgaacaaaaataaaataaaaaaataaaagaatccaaGTTTACAATAATATAACATTAGTTGATTTAAACTTATCTAGTTGCATTGTGGTTTTCTCACACTCTCTTGAAAAGCGCTTCATTACTTTCGTCTcaccaaaaaaatttcttaattaattttataccttaattagttttaaaattttaaaaattagtaacTCATTGtagatattatttaattatctaaCTTTGAGCTGATTTGTGAGTGAGGGCGTCTAGTTGTTGGATTTAATTAGAGGACAGAGGGCTGTTTCTGCTactattttaatgaataaaaaaaataaataggggaGAGAAGAGTAACTATCAAGtcttaaatcatattaaaactGCTAATGGAATTTACATCAATAAATTTACACTTCAACCATGCCAACAAAATTTTCAATGAATAGTGATGAAATATTTTCCGTTGGCATTTTTGTtactatttttcaattttctagtagtgataAGAATTGTTTAGAAATAGagtaatactttatttttttaatatataaaaaaactaaagtcaagaaaggaaaaaaatgaactttctattaaaatacaatattcTCCATCCCAAATTTGCTTCGAGTTTGACAAACACATTTAAGAGGTTTTTCACAATTTTCCAATGCAAGTTTTCTATCGTTTTccatttgaagaaaaaacatgaataatacatttttttttcttttatatgcaAGCATTTTTAGCAATATacatgattaaaattattattttttatattttcatatttagttagttttattaatttagtattataaatataatatattaaaaaaatagtttacaaTGTACTTTTTTCatgctaatttttaatttaaatgaaataaaattaatattttattgttagattattatgaatataaaatattagtattaatgttataaattatggttttgtgaaaaatagttataattttgatgtatctctcttttttttcaatgaaaaaatttgttttcattttttaacaaatttttattagaaatgagaaactgaaaaaagaaactataaatggaaaaacatttttttgtttttgttactgAACATATCTTGAGAACTTATTCTTTTTCCAACATTAAATTGTTTTCAAGATTTTGAATAGAACCCTGAATTTGTGGATTTGTCCCTGCCCCTCTGTGAAAATTTAGATGTGACATGCTCAATGGGGCTTATATATGAAacatagaaattataaaaaagaagattatGCTTATAAACGCACCCGATTTCACATTATACATGTAAATTATTGAgaaatattattcaaattctAGCTAGAACTCTATGGTAAGTGCTAGTCATGGTGTTAAATGAAGGAAACcataaaagggaaaagaaaaagaaatagagaagaaaacaatGGTCTTGTACACACGCTTacagagttaaaaaaaaaaattaatttttttaactttaaattaatttgttttaaaaaaataaaaaattattattttaaaacgcctttaaaaaaaaaaaaaaacaatatttatcgGTCTTTCAAATAcctttcttatttaaaatttaatataaatggaTTATGTTGTCCCTTATTAGTTCAATCATTATACCCCCATCATATCATTGCCAAATCTTTTCCTTCTGTACACAACAGCACGACATGATATGATACCCAGAAAAACCCTAGCTGAAGCACTACTGTAGCGTAGGGTGCACCAACGCTAACTTCGCTTAACCAATCATTTCAAGTCAAGGGTCCCACTGTCCATAAATCACATTCCAAACTCTCTCCTCGCAACTGTCTAGAGCACCACCATATGATCATGAATCATGATCTTGTTGTTCTTTGCTGGTAGTTGAAACTTTTGGGTTTTATTGAAGAGAGACAATTGTGATGTTAAACTAAGGTTAGACGTTATTATATAGTATTAGTAGTCCTAAATTACCATAGCATAAAACATTATTggaaaaatcaataaagcaacACAATCACCTACTAATTAAGTACTTTGCATGACAGGTGTTAAGTTCACAAATACTAAAAGCTTTCAATAAACAAGTGCCCAGCAAGAAGACACCGCAGGAAGCACGTAAAATAGTACTAATTAATCAGTGGTGGTACCTAAGTGGAATATCATAAGAAGACTAGGATTACTTGAGGCAGCAAACTAGAGAGGGATGATGTTCAGAGACTTTAATAATCTTGTTGCTGGCCATTGTAGGAGTAGAGGCTAAGCTCCAAGGAAGTACGAGAAGTAGTGGCATTGCCATAATCATCAGAGCCATACCAGCTACTGTAATAAAAGTCTGGGTTAATGTTGTTGATGTTGAAAGAGGTACTGATGTCCTCGCCATGCATGGGAAATAGAGGAAGAGTCTCCATCTTTTCAGCGGCTTCCTGGTCTTGATCAAATACAGTATAGGAAGAACTGTAAGGGTTAATGCCACCCCGTGATCCATAGTTAATGTTGTTCATGGATTCACCACCAGCTGGTACTGAACAGTCCTGAtgaagcaaaagaagaagaagaagaaggattaATTAGGAGAAATTAAAGCCATTTGAGAGGGGGGGAAAAGAGTATATTTGCAGTCCTTTTCTAGTCTTGTGTTTTTTGTCCCAAGTCCTGTTTACTGGAGAGGAAAATGCATgcttaattcaaagaaaaaggaacTGTGCTGTTCCAATTATTTTGCAAGGAAGCCAGAAAAGTTTCTGCCCTTTCTGTAGATGTTATTAAGGAacttttttaaagcaaaaatctTTCTATTTCGTCTCTGCCTTTGTGATTGGAGTTTTAAGGCAAGATCTGAGTGGATGTTAGTATAAAGGTACCTAAAAATTCACACAACATACAGTATTCCACATGGGTGTAACTTTTATGTTGATTTCTTGCCATTTTAATACTTACTAGCAAAAGCATATACAAGTACACAACTTCAGCATTATCGAAAGATCTTATCAGAGGCATAAAGTCACTAACATTTTCTGGGTCATCATTTCTtacccaattttttttctcttgcatGGTTACAGATCCATATCCATAGTTATCTGCTTGCCCAACAGTAACCGCACCAGtatttgaagatgaagaagcaGAAGAAAACCCTGCAAATTATTGTCAACACAAGAcgcataaaataaacaaaaactcaaGTCCAGCTAGCTAGCCAAAATTAATAGCACCGCAgcgaaaagaaaaaagatacaaGTTAGAGAGGGAAATAACAACCAGGATTATTATTGCTACCGGAGTACTTGTAAGAGTAATAATCTTCAGGTTTCAAGGTAGTTCTTTGTTGCGTGGGGACATCATTGGTGAACCTTTTCTTCTGCCTCTCACGAGCTTTATGGTTCTGAAACCAATAAAAGACATTCTTGCCTTCAATCTTGCCGTACTTTCTAAGCCTAGCAGAGATCTGTTGAATCTCAGCTCCATTTGGGGACCTAACACCTTTGATGTAGTACAGTTCCTTCAATATTCTTATCTGGTCAGTAGTGGGAGTCCACCTTGTACTGGTTTGCCTGCAAATAAAGTTTCCTTTGGCACCACCATTATTATCCTCATTTGGTTGTTGTTGGTTTTGGTGTTGTTGCTGTTGAGGTTCCATGATGGATTgagaaatcagaaaaaaaacaaggggaagagaacaaaaaagctagaagagagaaagaggaagagATATAATTAGAGGTGGGGTAGGCGTGTGTGGGAGAGAGATCAGTTGTGCATGAAATAGTTGAGAGGCTGGGGTGGGGGATTGTATGGACTTGTGGGCTATAAAAAGGGACTTTCCAAGAGAGGGCTAAGATGCACATGGGGATGAAGAGATGGAAGAGAGGATATCAGAGAAATATCTGATAGAGAAGGACTGAAGTTGACAGTGAAGTGTTCATATGAAGAGAAGGGACAAAAAGGagcttagaaaaaataaaaataaaaggggggGGAGGGGTATCAGTGGAATTACTTGGATCAAAAGGCATGACGAGGTATGATATAATTAAAGTGAGCCAGCCAGCTtccttgagagagagagagagagagagagagagagagagtactgTACATGAAATGTAGAAAATGAGGCATGAAGTGATATATTGGAAAGGAAGGAAGGAGTGAGTGAGGCTtctgaatgaatgaatgaaagTCATAAAATGATGTGGTGTATGTGATTTTGAGCTCATGCATGGTGGAGGTTATTAATAAGGTTATTCTTTTAATGATGATATATGATCCTCCTCTTTTACCAGGCCAGAAGATAAATATTCTTCGTAATTAAGGGCTCTGTTACGGGCGAAATTGTAAATGTCTTTGAACCCTTCAAGCTCAAATGGGGCCAAGCGAAGGGAAATAATGCATGGCCATACATGCAAGGAAAAAAGAGGTGTTCATATCTTAGCCTACTAGGAACTATCTTTATGTCACAATCTTTCCATTACTATATGTCTTTGCTTTTATTACCTTTATCTTAAGATCATATCCTCTGCAAGAATTCCCGCAGGAACTTAAGCATCTAAACTGGCTTACCATAGCCTTGCGGACTGCCTAGCTAGCCAGGGGACCGCCCTCAGTTGTGTACTTATGTTCAAGTAAAAACAATTACTCTGAGTTAGCTAGTACAACCTGATCATAATAACATTTGATAGTGAGtgtcgtgtgtgtgtgtgtgtgtgtgtgtatatatatatgcaataaaAGAAACAGCTCGATCGGCCGGCCATTGCAAATACTAAACCTTCAGAGACTTCTCGACGCTGAAAAGGATGTTCTTGCTAGGGCAATAGTTGGAACATAACCATGATAGCTGTCTGTTTGAATCTCTTTTGATTGGGGGAACATCATAAAATCTCTCCTTCCATGCATCTTTCCTTCAGCCCCCTCCTTGATGAAGTATATAATATTCTCCAAGCCATAAAATCCTTTCTAATGAATAGCATGCATGCCGTGTAATATAAATGGTCAAAGAAACCACAGACTCTGAAGGAAGATCTGATGAATTTTGCAGAAGAGCACACTAGCATTTCAAACAGAATTCATAATCTTTACAGGCAACATTCAAGGTGCAGTCTAATTCAAATCATATTTCTATGAATGGCCTCTTTTGTCTGTGCAGATGCATGTGATTCTGGCATGGAACCATGAACACCAGTTTTCTCAGTCAAGTCTCAAGCTATAATTAGAGCAGTTGGTTTGTTGTCTATCCCATTCGGTACCTAGGTTGGAGGTTGTtttttgtagtgtttttttgtctaaaattacattaaaacaatacaaaaacattaaaaaagcaatttaaaatataaaaaaaatcaaattttaatagaaaaacatgCTGAATATCAATGTCAAACCGGCTAATCATGCATAACCGAGAAATTGAATGTGAACAAGGACGTGAAGCAATAACATCAAATACAGTAACAAGTGAAGGTACATAAACTAGCTAGTAAACAATAATGGCAGCAATTGGGTTCAAAAACATTTCACCATCGCCATAGCTGCAGTCCTTGAGACCACGGATCAGCACGCCTTCCAATAATAAATGTAGGAAGACCAGTAAAGAaggtgagagagagaggtgtATGGGGTTTCATGGAAAAAGACCATCCTCAAAACCTCTATCATTCTTCCTTGTGTTTTCTTTCCCAAAAATAACTGAAATTCAGCATAAATATTCGCAGTGCATGAGGCAATGGGTGTCACACTGTCATCTCCTTTTCTCTTGCGAGAATGAGACGCTTTTTCACCAGGGAAAGTTCAATCCCACGCATATATATTACAAAAGGGTGTGTGAAATGATTATCCTTCTGACTACAGTAAGTACCATGCAGTCTTGTCGCCTGACATTATAATACCtgcacttatttttatttatgttttactcttttttttaattagcatcATGTTGATACTGCACccatgataaaacaaaaaaaataaaaacaaaaacaaattgattcaGCCTTCCTTCCGTGGAATCAAATATTACTACTGCATCTTTTAGTGTCATCAAATGAATAATCATGTGTACGTGTTTCCTTGAAATTAACCgagaaatgatgatgatgatgatgatgatggaggataaataaaatagaatggTCTTAATTTAACTCTATAGTCATTGTAGCTCACGCCTTTGTGGCACCGTGGACGCACGACTCTATATTCATGATTAGTctaattaacaaaagaactAAAAGGATGGTGTGCACCgccttaaaataatatttattttaataatatttttttttctgatctttgttatatatatatatatatatatatatatatatatatatatatatatatatatatatatatatatatatattatcattctacatcaaatattttgaagattgagctttataatttattatggtttgttttctaCGTAGTTatactaccagaaaatcaataaatacggaaatatatttccgtcggtaaattgccgagggattttaccgacggaaatatttccgagggattttaccaaCAGaaagattccctcggtatataccgagggaattatcatgggaaaaaaaattaaagcaaagcaaaaaacaaaagatgattACGGATtttaaatccgttggtaaaatgtgaacattgttcatcatgtcaattacaaagggaattaccgacggaatttttccgtcggtattttacagagagctccagaattgttcatcttccaattgcacatgaaaaaaattcaattgatttattttcatttaaatattacagacggaatcaccgacggattgaaaaatcataatttttgacggtaaaaactttttacgaaattgaaaatttaaattaaatatttaattaaaaaatattaatattcaattatccgtccgttttgttctcttttccttatgtcttcttcttcttcttcttttatcctcttagttttttttttaatatgcttcacgaattgtttttttccttagccttcactttcttgattttgttcccatatgagatcaatttttatttgatttatttatagtatttttaaatttttagcaattgcaacttcattttttcttgttgCCTTATtctttttccaagcattttgagtatatattatacaattttgatttatgttaatttaattattttataattttataaaatgaatttttttaaaaatgtttttaaataattgtacGCGTCTGTTCCGCcaataaatccgtcggtaatattattttaccgacggacttaCCCGGCGAAAGATTCACCAATGGAAAttctccgtcggtgattttcGGGATGGAATATGTGTtacgccgacggaaaaattccgtcggtaaaactgttaaatcttgtagtgttagCTTAGTTTCAAGACACTTGTTTCGGGTTTGACGTGTTAATTtggttgacttgatttttttggtatttcatctttcaacattaaattgaatacgaattaagctttatatacattttcggtttgttttttaCAAGGATTATCTCCGTCTCATGACTTAGGTTGTGGATTTAACGGGTTATCTCAGTTAACtcgagtattttttttctttcttaattgatatatttttaatttcatctttcaacattgaatcattaagaattaggtttcatactttgttttggtttagtttttatgatattattataattttatg is a genomic window of Populus alba chromosome 5, ASM523922v2, whole genome shotgun sequence containing:
- the LOC118029840 gene encoding protein WUSCHEL — protein: MEPQQQQHQNQQQPNEDNNGGAKGNFICRQTSTRWTPTTDQIRILKELYYIKGVRSPNGAEIQQISARLRKYGKIEGKNVFYWFQNHKARERQKKRFTNDVPTQQRTTLKPEDYYSYKYSGSNNNPGFSSASSSSNTGAVTVGQADNYGYGSVTMQEKKNWDCSVPAGGESMNNINYGSRGGINPYSSSYTVFDQDQEAAEKMETLPLFPMHGEDISTSFNINNINPDFYYSSWYGSDDYGNATTSRTSLELSLYSYNGQQQDY